One Corynebacterium efficiens YS-314 DNA segment encodes these proteins:
- a CDS encoding AMP-dependent synthetase/ligase, producing MTSASQPREFTVEAEYTIGENETCLTALIDQVKTRPYGVLFTRPANFEWVNVTAQEFLNEVFAVAKGIIATGVEQGDRVALLADTRYEWSVLDYAIWAAGAVSVPIYSSSSLSQVQWIIEDSGAVLAITETPDHTDLMKHLVLTEDGTPALKGSTSKLRRILEINSSALDTLRFEGRELSDDLVRERIEATRSADLASLVYTSGTTGRPKGCELTHHNWLAEVRALLTHPIGAIAVPGSRVLTFLPLAHVLARAVSLAFTIGGATQSHWSDFSTLALELQRARPNFILGVPRVFEKVRNSAATNAADGGPVKAALFARAEKAAIDYSRAQDTEEGPSRVLAAAHKVFDRLVYAKIRAAVGNSVQYAVTGGSAMSHDLLHFYRGIGIPIYEGYGLTETAAAAAIDFEDQKIGTVGKPLPGMTIRINDQGEILLKGQMLFRGYWNNPKATAESIVDGWFNTGDLGELLDSGHLVITGRKKDLIVTAGGKNVSPGPLEDIIRAHPLISQAMVVGDGKPFVGLLVTLDPDALKRWKLNRNIPESRTIEELATEPALRGEIQDAINNANATVSHSEAIKRFYILDRDLTEEDDELTPTLKVKRNVVYRRYADAIEHIYRGK from the coding sequence ATGACTTCAGCGTCCCAACCCAGGGAATTCACCGTCGAGGCCGAATACACCATCGGGGAGAACGAAACCTGCCTGACCGCCCTCATCGACCAGGTCAAGACCCGCCCCTACGGTGTGCTGTTCACCCGGCCCGCGAACTTCGAGTGGGTCAATGTCACTGCGCAGGAATTCCTCAATGAGGTCTTCGCCGTGGCCAAGGGCATCATCGCCACCGGCGTGGAACAGGGGGACCGCGTGGCCCTGCTCGCCGACACCCGCTACGAGTGGTCCGTTCTCGACTACGCCATCTGGGCAGCCGGTGCCGTGAGTGTCCCGATCTACAGCTCCTCCTCCCTGTCCCAGGTGCAGTGGATCATCGAGGACTCCGGTGCGGTCCTGGCCATCACCGAGACCCCCGATCACACCGACCTGATGAAACATCTCGTGCTCACCGAGGACGGCACCCCGGCGCTGAAGGGGTCCACCTCCAAGCTGCGTCGCATCCTGGAGATCAACTCCTCCGCACTGGACACCCTCAGGTTTGAGGGCCGCGAGCTGTCCGACGACCTGGTCCGGGAACGCATCGAAGCCACCCGCTCCGCCGACCTGGCCTCCCTGGTGTACACCTCCGGAACCACCGGGCGTCCCAAGGGCTGCGAACTGACCCACCACAACTGGCTGGCCGAGGTCCGCGCGCTGCTGACCCACCCGATCGGCGCGATCGCGGTACCCGGCTCCCGGGTGCTCACCTTCCTGCCACTGGCACACGTCCTGGCGCGTGCGGTCTCCCTGGCGTTCACCATCGGCGGCGCCACCCAGTCCCACTGGTCAGACTTCTCCACCCTGGCACTGGAACTGCAGCGTGCCCGCCCGAACTTCATCCTCGGTGTACCACGTGTGTTTGAGAAGGTCCGTAACTCTGCTGCCACCAATGCCGCTGACGGTGGGCCGGTCAAGGCCGCCCTGTTCGCCCGCGCGGAGAAGGCCGCCATCGACTACTCCCGGGCCCAGGACACCGAGGAGGGGCCGAGCAGGGTCCTGGCTGCCGCCCACAAGGTCTTCGACCGTCTCGTCTACGCCAAGATCCGTGCGGCCGTGGGCAACTCCGTGCAGTACGCGGTGACCGGTGGATCCGCGATGAGCCATGATCTGCTGCACTTCTACCGTGGCATCGGCATCCCGATCTACGAGGGTTATGGTCTGACCGAAACCGCGGCGGCGGCCGCGATCGATTTCGAGGACCAGAAGATCGGCACCGTGGGCAAGCCCCTGCCGGGCATGACCATCCGCATCAATGACCAGGGGGAGATCCTGCTCAAGGGGCAGATGCTCTTCCGCGGTTATTGGAACAACCCGAAGGCAACCGCGGAATCCATCGTCGATGGTTGGTTCAACACCGGTGACCTGGGTGAACTGCTGGATTCCGGACATCTGGTGATCACCGGCCGCAAGAAGGATCTCATCGTCACCGCCGGCGGCAAGAATGTCTCACCCGGACCACTGGAGGACATCATCCGGGCGCACCCGCTGATCAGCCAGGCAATGGTGGTCGGCGACGGCAAGCCTTTCGTCGGTCTGCTGGTGACCCTGGATCCGGATGCACTCAAGCGGTGGAAGCTCAACCGCAACATCCCGGAGTCCCGGACCATTGAGGAGTTGGCCACGGAACCGGCCCTGCGCGGTGAGATCCAGGACGCCATCAACAACGCGAATGCCACCGTCTCCCACTCCGAGGCCATCAAGCGGTTCTACATCCTCGACCGCGACCTCACCGAGGAGGACGATGAGCTGACCCCGACCCTCAAGGTCAAGCGCAATGTGGTCTACCGTCGCTACGCCGACGCCATCGAGCACATCTACCGCGGAAAGTAG
- the malQ gene encoding 4-alpha-glucanotransferase: MTARGPLQDLAGLYGISTSYTDYKGADIEVSDDTLIKVLRALDVDLGEGEPSDGTINAAIERFHDREFSRPLPPCVVAVQGDEVVFPVHVHDGAPAEVHIEFESGERREAHQVENWTPPREVDGTTWGEASFKLPADLPLGWHQLRLTSGEMTVTCGLTITPERLSTADKYLESPRTGVMAQIYSVRSNLSWSMGDFNDLGHLASVLAVDGADFLLINPLHAAEPLPPTEDSPYLPTTRRFINPIYLRVEDVPEFNQLPVELRDDVAELADEFREENFTPDIIERNPVFEAKLQVLHEIFRVERSPGREQAFRDFVEQEGQGLVDFASWCAEREITQLASAHHAEPDRDELTTFYMWLQWLCDEQLAAAQKRAVDSGMSIGIMADLAVGVHPGGADSQNLAHVLAPDISVGAPPDGYNQQGQDWSQPPWNPTRLAEEGYIPWRNLLRTVLRHSGGIRVDHVLGLFRLFVMPRMESPATGTYLNFDHDALVGILALEAELADAVVIGEDLGTFEPWVQDVLASRGIMGTSILWFEHSPTHEGPRRQEEYRPLALTSVTTHDLPPTAGYLAGEHIDLRDRLGVLTRDPAIEHEEDLQWQAEILDVVAAAGALPMPEGGTYVGLERSERGELADLLAGLERFVAGTPSALTCVSLVDMVGDKRAQNQPGTTRDMYPNWCIPLCDNDGTPVTIEALREHPLYRVVSDAARRD, translated from the coding sequence GTGACTGCACGAGGACCTTTACAAGACCTGGCCGGCCTGTACGGCATCTCCACCTCATACACGGATTACAAGGGCGCCGACATTGAGGTCAGTGATGACACGCTGATCAAGGTTCTCCGCGCCCTTGATGTGGATCTGGGTGAGGGTGAGCCGTCGGATGGGACCATCAACGCCGCCATTGAACGTTTCCACGACAGGGAGTTCTCCCGTCCCCTGCCACCGTGTGTGGTGGCGGTGCAGGGTGATGAGGTGGTCTTCCCCGTCCATGTGCACGATGGCGCGCCCGCCGAGGTGCATATTGAGTTCGAATCGGGCGAGCGTCGAGAAGCACACCAGGTGGAGAACTGGACGCCGCCGCGCGAGGTGGACGGCACCACCTGGGGTGAGGCGAGCTTCAAGCTGCCCGCCGACCTGCCGCTCGGCTGGCACCAGCTGCGCCTGACCTCCGGGGAGATGACCGTGACCTGCGGATTGACCATCACCCCGGAACGTCTGTCCACCGCGGACAAGTATCTGGAATCCCCCCGCACCGGTGTCATGGCGCAGATCTACTCCGTGCGTTCCAATCTGTCGTGGAGCATGGGTGATTTCAACGACCTGGGTCACCTCGCCAGTGTGCTGGCCGTCGACGGTGCCGATTTCCTCCTCATCAACCCCCTGCATGCCGCGGAGCCACTGCCGCCCACCGAGGATTCGCCGTACCTGCCCACCACCCGGCGGTTCATCAACCCGATCTACCTCCGCGTGGAGGATGTGCCGGAGTTCAACCAGCTCCCGGTGGAGCTGCGCGACGATGTCGCCGAGCTTGCCGACGAGTTCCGCGAGGAGAACTTCACCCCCGACATCATCGAACGCAACCCCGTCTTCGAGGCCAAGCTGCAGGTGCTGCACGAGATCTTCCGCGTCGAGCGCTCCCCCGGGCGCGAGCAGGCCTTCCGCGATTTCGTGGAGCAGGAGGGTCAGGGCCTGGTTGATTTCGCGTCCTGGTGCGCCGAGCGGGAGATCACCCAGCTGGCCTCCGCGCACCACGCCGAACCGGACCGCGATGAGCTGACCACCTTCTACATGTGGCTGCAGTGGCTGTGCGATGAGCAGCTGGCCGCCGCCCAGAAGCGCGCGGTGGACTCAGGCATGTCGATCGGCATCATGGCCGACCTCGCCGTCGGTGTGCACCCCGGTGGTGCCGATTCCCAGAACCTGGCGCATGTGCTCGCGCCGGACATCTCGGTGGGCGCACCGCCGGACGGTTACAACCAGCAGGGCCAGGACTGGTCCCAGCCACCATGGAATCCGACCAGGCTCGCCGAGGAGGGGTACATCCCGTGGCGTAATCTGCTGCGCACCGTCCTGCGCCACTCCGGTGGCATCCGCGTGGACCACGTCCTGGGTCTGTTCCGTCTGTTTGTCATGCCCCGCATGGAATCACCCGCCACCGGCACCTACCTCAACTTCGACCACGACGCGCTGGTGGGCATCCTGGCCCTGGAGGCCGAGCTTGCCGACGCCGTCGTCATCGGCGAGGACCTGGGCACCTTCGAGCCCTGGGTCCAGGACGTGCTGGCCAGCCGTGGCATCATGGGCACCTCCATCCTGTGGTTCGAGCATTCCCCGACACACGAGGGTCCCCGTCGCCAGGAGGAGTACCGTCCGCTGGCGCTGACCTCGGTGACCACCCATGATCTGCCGCCCACCGCGGGTTACCTCGCCGGCGAACACATCGACCTGCGCGACCGCCTCGGTGTGCTCACCCGCGACCCGGCCATCGAGCACGAGGAGGACCTGCAGTGGCAGGCTGAGATCCTCGATGTGGTCGCCGCCGCCGGTGCCCTGCCCATGCCCGAGGGTGGCACCTACGTGGGCCTCGAACGGTCCGAGCGTGGTGAGCTCGCGGACCTGCTGGCCGGTTTGGAACGCTTCGTGGCCGGCACCCCCTCCGCCCTGACGTGCGTGTCCCTGGTGGACATGGTCGGTGACAAGCGCGCCCAGAACCAGCCCGGCACCACCCGCGACATGTACCCCAACTGGTGCATCCCGCTGTGCGACAACGACGGCACCCCGGTCACCATCGAGGCGCTGCGCGAGCATCCGCTCTACCGCGTCGTCTCGGATGCGGCCAGGCGCGACTAG
- a CDS encoding ABC transporter ATP-binding protein, with product MRLLGRILKSTSALWPYYLGIVLASIVVAGLSLVSPFILREATDTIVAALQGEVTVESVTQTILVLAVALFVADILNTLMSNVGGYLGDIMSERMRQILSTRYYAKLLALPQKYFDNQVTGTIIARLDRSITGITQFMKGFSNNFFPMIITMVAVLIITAIFYWPLTILLALLFPIYMWVTALTSVRWQKMEREKNAQIDLANGRFAEVVGQMKVVKSFVSETRELDDFGSRYGKVVTIARPQSNWWHRMDFLRGAALNLIFLGIYLMLFYRTLNGFFSLGDMVLLIQLVNMAKQPVFMMSFIVDAAQRAVAGSRDYFDVMSEPVEPTANKELVRTTETSDTPALTLTVPEPLPPAEPALKFENVTFAYEENKPVIRDVTIEARHGERIALVGESGGGKSTLVNLLLGLYEPSAGRMLVCGEDVSSLTTEKLRASVGVVFQDASLFSGSIAENIAYGRPGASLDEIVAVAKKANAHEFIEAFPDGYDTVIGERGLKLSGGQKQRVAVARAMLKDAPVLVLDEATSALDTKSERAVQAGLEQLMANRTTLMIAHRLSTIADVDTIVTIRDGEVDEIGSPAELAVSGGIYAELLRLTQSTAEADRERLRSFGFTGDAPVEETD from the coding sequence ATGCGACTGCTTGGACGCATCCTCAAATCCACGTCCGCCCTGTGGCCCTACTACCTCGGGATCGTGCTGGCCTCCATCGTGGTGGCCGGGTTGTCGCTGGTTTCCCCCTTCATCCTGCGTGAGGCCACCGACACGATCGTCGCGGCCCTCCAGGGCGAGGTCACGGTGGAGTCCGTCACCCAGACCATCCTGGTGCTGGCGGTGGCCCTCTTCGTGGCCGACATCCTCAACACCCTGATGTCGAATGTGGGTGGTTACCTCGGCGACATCATGTCCGAACGGATGCGGCAGATCCTGTCCACCCGCTACTACGCCAAACTGCTGGCGCTGCCGCAGAAGTACTTCGACAACCAGGTCACCGGTACCATCATCGCGCGCCTGGACCGGTCGATCACGGGCATCACCCAGTTCATGAAGGGGTTCTCCAACAACTTCTTCCCCATGATCATCACCATGGTGGCGGTGTTGATCATCACCGCCATCTTCTACTGGCCGCTGACCATCCTGCTGGCCCTGCTGTTCCCCATCTACATGTGGGTGACGGCGCTGACCTCGGTGCGCTGGCAGAAGATGGAACGGGAGAAGAACGCCCAGATCGACCTGGCCAACGGCCGCTTCGCCGAGGTGGTCGGTCAGATGAAGGTGGTCAAGAGTTTCGTCTCGGAGACCCGGGAGCTCGATGACTTCGGCAGCCGCTACGGCAAGGTGGTCACCATTGCCCGCCCCCAGTCCAACTGGTGGCACCGCATGGATTTCCTGCGTGGTGCAGCCCTGAACCTCATCTTCCTGGGCATCTACCTCATGCTCTTCTACCGCACCCTCAACGGCTTCTTCAGCCTGGGTGACATGGTCCTGCTCATCCAGCTGGTCAACATGGCCAAGCAGCCGGTGTTCATGATGAGTTTCATCGTCGATGCCGCGCAGCGCGCCGTCGCCGGTTCCCGTGATTATTTCGATGTGATGAGCGAGCCCGTCGAACCCACCGCGAACAAGGAACTGGTGCGCACGACAGAAACCTCCGACACCCCGGCATTGACGCTGACGGTGCCCGAGCCCCTGCCCCCGGCTGAGCCCGCCCTGAAATTTGAGAACGTCACCTTCGCCTATGAGGAGAACAAACCGGTGATCCGGGATGTCACGATCGAGGCCCGGCACGGCGAACGCATCGCACTGGTCGGTGAATCCGGCGGTGGTAAATCCACACTGGTCAACCTGCTGCTGGGGCTCTATGAACCCAGTGCCGGCCGGATGCTGGTGTGCGGTGAGGATGTGTCGTCCCTGACCACGGAGAAGTTGCGTGCCTCGGTGGGCGTGGTGTTCCAGGATGCCAGCCTGTTCTCCGGTTCGATCGCGGAGAATATCGCCTACGGCCGTCCCGGTGCCAGCCTGGATGAGATCGTGGCGGTGGCGAAGAAAGCAAACGCCCATGAGTTCATCGAGGCCTTCCCCGACGGTTATGACACCGTCATCGGTGAACGTGGCCTGAAGCTGTCCGGTGGGCAGAAACAGCGTGTGGCCGTGGCCCGCGCCATGCTCAAGGACGCCCCCGTGCTGGTGCTGGATGAGGCGACCTCCGCCCTGGATACCAAATCCGAACGCGCCGTCCAGGCAGGCCTGGAACAGCTGATGGCCAACCGCACCACCCTCATGATCGCCCACCGACTGTCCACCATCGCCGATGTGGACACCATCGTGACCATCCGCGACGGTGAGGTTGATGAGATCGGCTCCCCTGCTGAGCTGGCGGTCTCCGGTGGTATCTACGCCGAGCTGCTGCGCCTGACCCAGTCCACCGCCGAGGCCGACCGTGAGCGCCTGCGGTCCTTCGGTTTCACCGGCGATGCACCGGTGGAGGAGACGGACTGA
- the fmdA gene encoding formamidase, with amino-acid sequence MTKQLFQLDPSRPFHHQDRLGHNRWHPDIPPVETIRPGETFRVDCRDWFDGAVRNDESAEDVLTAPFHIGHPLSGPFRVEGAKPGDLLVVDIVDVAPMSDASAPGDLAGQGWGYTGIFAPSHGGGFLHEHFPDAHKAIWDFRDGRATSRHIPGVSFQGAPHPGVMGTAPSPELLARWNKREATLVARRPLRVPPYALPPLPKGALLGQLSDAKAALVASVAAQTTPPRENGGNQDIKDLTRGSRVFYPVFVEGANLSVGDLHFSQGDGEITLCGAIEMGGHIDLHVGIIPGGMDTYNITENAIFVPGDEAPRREDWISFSGISVTEDDKQHYLDPYLAYQRACLHAIDYLTAFGYSREQAFLLLGAAPIEGHLSSVVDIPNACATLYLPTDIFDFDIRPSTDGPHQVVSTLHPPRADADLLPEDDVLRAIPKNKRALLPTARRLGGQAARPAGMVFGKLRSLLGR; translated from the coding sequence ATGACCAAGCAACTCTTCCAACTGGACCCATCCAGACCCTTCCATCATCAGGATCGCCTGGGCCACAACCGGTGGCATCCGGATATCCCCCCGGTGGAGACCATCCGGCCCGGGGAGACCTTCCGGGTGGACTGTCGCGACTGGTTCGACGGGGCGGTGCGTAACGACGAATCCGCCGAGGACGTCCTCACCGCCCCCTTCCACATCGGCCACCCACTGTCGGGACCGTTCCGCGTGGAGGGTGCCAAACCAGGGGATCTCCTGGTGGTCGATATCGTCGATGTGGCCCCGATGTCCGATGCCTCAGCACCCGGTGACCTGGCGGGGCAGGGCTGGGGATATACCGGTATCTTCGCTCCCTCCCACGGCGGTGGTTTCCTCCACGAGCATTTCCCCGATGCCCATAAGGCGATCTGGGATTTCCGTGATGGACGCGCCACCTCACGCCACATCCCCGGGGTGTCCTTCCAGGGCGCACCGCACCCCGGCGTGATGGGCACGGCCCCCTCGCCGGAGCTGCTGGCGAGGTGGAACAAACGCGAGGCGACTCTGGTGGCTCGGCGTCCGCTGCGGGTGCCACCCTATGCGCTGCCCCCGCTGCCGAAGGGGGCCCTGTTGGGGCAGTTGTCGGATGCGAAGGCGGCCCTGGTGGCCAGCGTGGCCGCACAGACCACCCCGCCGCGGGAGAACGGCGGCAACCAGGACATCAAGGACCTCACCCGCGGCAGCCGGGTCTTTTACCCGGTGTTCGTCGAGGGCGCGAACCTCTCGGTGGGTGACCTGCACTTCTCCCAGGGCGACGGCGAGATCACCCTGTGTGGTGCCATCGAGATGGGCGGTCACATCGACCTACACGTTGGCATCATCCCGGGCGGCATGGACACCTATAACATCACGGAGAACGCCATCTTCGTCCCCGGCGATGAGGCACCCCGCCGCGAGGACTGGATCTCGTTCTCCGGGATCTCCGTCACCGAGGACGACAAGCAGCATTATCTCGACCCCTACCTCGCCTACCAGCGGGCGTGTCTGCATGCGATCGACTACCTGACCGCCTTCGGTTATTCCCGCGAGCAGGCCTTCCTCCTGCTGGGTGCGGCCCCCATCGAGGGGCATCTGTCCAGTGTGGTGGACATCCCCAATGCCTGCGCCACGCTCTATCTCCCCACCGATATCTTCGACTTCGACATCCGACCCAGCACCGACGGCCCACACCAGGTGGTCTCCACCCTGCACCCACCGCGTGCCGACGCCGATCTCCTCCCCGAGGATGATGTCCTGCGGGCCATCCCGAAGAACAAGCGCGCACTGCTGCCCACGGCACGGCGCCTCGGTGGCCAGGCCGCCCGCCCGGCGGGCATGGTCTTCGGGAAGCTGCGCAGCCTGCTCGGACGGTAG
- a CDS encoding CHY zinc finger protein: MSEIQGVLIDARGRCAHYGGARDVVANRCATCGGFFACHRCHDELTDHPFGRMSTDAPDSVLCGACGHVMGYHVYSQASACPACDHLFNPGCSLHAPLYFEV; encoded by the coding sequence ATGAGCGAGATCCAGGGTGTGCTTATCGACGCCCGCGGCCGCTGCGCCCATTACGGTGGTGCCCGCGATGTGGTCGCCAACCGGTGCGCCACCTGCGGTGGCTTCTTCGCCTGCCACCGCTGCCACGATGAACTGACCGATCACCCCTTCGGGCGGATGAGCACCGACGCCCCCGATTCGGTGCTGTGTGGTGCCTGCGGACACGTCATGGGTTACCACGTGTACTCGCAGGCATCGGCGTGCCCGGCCTGTGACCACCTGTTCAACCCGGGATGCTCCCTACACGCCCCGCTGTACTTCGAGGTGTAG
- a CDS encoding SulP family inorganic anion transporter, whose translation MTETNTAGSRPTPASPEALPPNGVVASFRYAFSSPARLRIEVLAGLAVSLALIPEAIAFSILAGVDPSMGLFASVVMAIVIAFTGGRPAMITAATGAVALVIAPVAREHGIDYFIATVLLAGVLQIVLAALGVAKLQRFIPRSVMLGFVNALGILIFTAQLEHLIDVPWLVYPLFVLGLVIMIFFPKITTAIPAPLVTIVVLTALVIMAGINVPNVSDMGQMPDSLPSLFIPDVPYTLETLQIIGPYALGMAIVGLMESLMTAKLVDDITDTHSDKTRESWGQGVANIASGFFGGMGGCAMIGQTMINVRESGARTRLSTLLAGVFLLILIVVLGDIVGLIPMAALVAIMVLVSLGTIDWHSVHPRTLKFMPLSETAVMAVTVIATLATNNLAIGVVLGVLTAMVMFARRVAHLVTIEMVEALDVDKDGTIDIRTYRVHGQLFWASSNDLVYQFDYNDEADHIIIDMSAAEIWDASTVATLDSITQKFQERGKTVEITGLDGPSRERLAKLSGRLN comes from the coding sequence ATGACTGAAACTAACACGGCGGGTTCCAGACCCACACCCGCCTCCCCGGAAGCGCTGCCGCCCAACGGGGTGGTGGCGTCCTTCCGTTACGCCTTCTCCTCGCCGGCGCGTCTGCGGATCGAGGTGCTGGCAGGGCTTGCCGTCTCCCTCGCCCTGATCCCGGAGGCGATCGCCTTCTCCATCCTGGCAGGTGTGGATCCCTCCATGGGATTGTTCGCCTCGGTGGTCATGGCCATTGTCATTGCCTTCACCGGTGGGCGCCCCGCGATGATCACCGCGGCCACGGGGGCGGTGGCACTGGTGATCGCACCGGTCGCGCGTGAGCATGGAATTGACTACTTCATCGCCACGGTCCTGTTGGCCGGTGTGCTGCAGATCGTGCTCGCCGCACTCGGTGTGGCCAAATTGCAGCGGTTCATCCCGCGGTCGGTGATGCTCGGTTTCGTCAATGCACTCGGCATCCTCATCTTCACCGCGCAGCTCGAGCATCTCATCGACGTCCCGTGGCTGGTCTACCCGCTGTTCGTGCTGGGCCTGGTCATCATGATCTTCTTCCCCAAGATCACCACGGCGATTCCCGCCCCGCTGGTCACCATCGTCGTGCTGACCGCCCTGGTCATCATGGCCGGGATCAACGTGCCGAATGTCTCGGACATGGGGCAGATGCCGGATTCACTGCCGTCGCTGTTCATCCCCGATGTGCCCTACACGCTGGAGACGCTGCAGATCATCGGCCCCTACGCACTCGGTATGGCGATCGTCGGCCTCATGGAGTCCCTCATGACCGCCAAGCTTGTCGACGACATCACCGACACCCATTCAGACAAGACCCGGGAATCCTGGGGCCAGGGTGTCGCGAACATTGCCTCCGGTTTCTTCGGTGGCATGGGCGGCTGCGCCATGATCGGCCAGACCATGATCAACGTCCGCGAATCCGGGGCACGCACCCGTCTGTCCACGCTGCTCGCCGGTGTCTTCCTGCTCATCCTCATCGTGGTCCTCGGCGACATCGTCGGCCTGATCCCGATGGCGGCCCTGGTGGCCATCATGGTCCTGGTCTCCCTCGGCACCATCGACTGGCATTCCGTGCACCCGCGCACCCTGAAGTTCATGCCACTGTCCGAGACCGCCGTCATGGCAGTGACCGTCATCGCCACCCTGGCCACCAACAACCTGGCCATCGGGGTGGTGCTCGGTGTGCTCACCGCGATGGTCATGTTCGCCCGTCGGGTGGCACACCTGGTCACCATCGAGATGGTTGAGGCACTCGATGTGGATAAGGACGGCACCATTGATATCCGCACCTACCGCGTGCACGGCCAGCTGTTCTGGGCCTCCTCCAATGACCTGGTCTACCAGTTCGACTACAACGACGAGGCCGATCACATCATCATCGACATGTCAGCAGCGGAGATCTGGGATGCCTCCACGGTGGCCACCCTTGATTCCATCACCCAGAAGTTCCAGGAACGCGGCAAGACGGTGGAGATCACCGGTCTGGACGGCCCAAGCCGGGAGCGTCTGGCAAAGCTCTCCGGCAGATTGAACTAG
- a CDS encoding MerR family transcriptional regulator, with protein MDDNGLKIGEVTELTGLSATTLRHYDSHGLITSSARSPGGFRLYSQDDLRRILLVRRMKPLGFTLDQMREFLDAAEIIQNPDDIPAAERKQAEATLANIREEARNRYEKLLKQLGYAEEFLELVTGLES; from the coding sequence ATGGACGACAACGGCTTGAAGATCGGTGAGGTCACCGAACTCACGGGATTATCCGCCACCACCCTGCGGCACTACGACAGCCACGGACTGATCACCTCCTCCGCCCGCAGCCCCGGAGGCTTCCGCCTCTACAGCCAGGACGACCTCCGCCGGATCCTGCTGGTGCGGCGCATGAAACCACTGGGCTTCACCCTCGACCAGATGCGCGAGTTTCTTGACGCCGCCGAAATCATCCAGAACCCCGATGACATTCCTGCTGCTGAACGGAAACAGGCGGAGGCCACCCTGGCCAACATCCGCGAGGAGGCCCGCAACCGCTATGAGAAGCTCCTCAAGCAACTGGGTTACGCCGAGGAATTCCTCGAGCTGGTCACCGGCCTGGAGTCCTGA